The nucleotide sequence ATCGCCGACGCCCGCGCCATCGAGCTGACCGGCCCCGAGCGCGACCAGCTCGCGGCGACCTTCGCACAGCTCAGCGAGCTGGACGACGCCCTGCTGTAGAGCCAGGCTGCGTAGGGCTGCTGGCTCGACTGGATAATCGACCGCATGAAGACCACGGTGAATCTGCCGGACGAGCTTCTCCGCGAGGCCCGGGAGCTCGCCCGCCGTGAGGGGACGACGCTGCAAGAGCTCATCGAGACCGGCCTGCGCGGCGTCGTCCGGCAGCACTCCGCCGAGGCACCGTTCGTACTCGACGACGCGAGCGTCGGCGGCAATGGACTACGGGCGGAGTTCCGCGCGCGGGGTGGGAGCAGCTGAGCGTGGCGACCTCCTCACAGCGGTGATCGCGATCGTCTACCCGCCTGCGGCCACGCCGGACCGCGCCAGCCGGAAGCCGACGTCGTCGACCCGGAAGGTGGGGTGGCTGCGGCGGCGGACCGAGGCGCGGCAGCTCCAGTGCTCGTCGAACCAGCCGCCGCCGCGCAGCACCCGGTAGGTGCCGTACACCTCGGCGTCGTAGAGGTCCCAGCACCAGTCCCACACGTTGCCGATCAGGTCGTACAACCCCCACTCGTTCGGCGCCCGGGTGCCGACCGCGTGCGGCCGCTCGCCGGAGTTGCCGCGGTGCCAGGCGATCTCGTCCAGCGGGCCGTACCGCGGGCCTGTCGTCCCGGCCCGGCAGGCGTACTCCCACTCGGCCTCCGTGGGCAGCCGGTACCCGTCGGCGGCGGCGTCCCACCCGGCCCGCTCGCCCGCCTCGTCGACGTCGTAGGCAGGCGTGAGCCCGTCGCGCAGTGCCAGCGCATTGCAGAACCGGACCGCGTCCCACCACGACACGCACTCGACCGGCAGGGAGTCGCCGTCGGACGCGCTCGGCCGCGCGCCCGTGACCTCCGCGTACAGCCCCTGCGTGACCGGCACGGCGCCGAGCGAGAACGCCGCGACGTCCACCGTCCAGCGCCGCTTCGTGCGCCGGTCCGACAGCGCCACCCAGCCGGCCGGGACGGCGACCAGCTCGGTCAGCGGTGCACCGCCTCGGTGGCCTGCAACGCCGGGAGGTCGGCGCGGGTGGGCAGGCCCTCCCAGTCGCCGAGGGCGGTGCAGGCGAACGCGCCCGCCGCGACCGCCGTCGCCAGCCGCCGGTCGACCGGGGCGCCCTCCATCAGCTCGGTGAGGTAGCCGGCCACGAACGCGTCGCCGGCGCCGACGGTGTCGACCACCTGGACCGGGACGGCCGGCGTGCGCCGCAGCTCGCCGTCGACCAGTGACACCGCGCCGTCGGCACCCAGCTTGATCACCACGTGCGCCGGGCCGAGCTCGGCCAGCGCGTACGCCATGTCCTCCGGGTCGCGCTCGGGCACGATCAGCGACGCCTCCTCCGGGCCGGCGAACAGCACGTCGGCCTGCCGGGCCAGCGGCGCGAGGGCGGCGCCCGCGTCGTCGCGGCTCCACAGCGCCGATCGGTAGTTGACGTCCAGCGAGACGGTGACGCCGGCGGCCCGCGCGGTGTCGACGGCCAGCTGCACGGCCGACGCCGGGCCGGGGCCGAGCGCCGGGGTGATGCCGGTGACGTGCAGCACGCCGGCCTGCTGGATCGGCTCCAGCGGCAGGTCGAACGCCGTCAGTGCCGACGCCGCGCTGCCGGCCCGGTAGTAGCGAACACGAGTGTGCAGGCTGTTCGGCCGTTCCTTCACCATCAGCCCGGTGGGCCGGGTGTCGTCGACGGAGGCGAAGGCGGTGATCCCCTCGGCGCGCAGCTCACGCAGCATCAGCTCGCCGAACCCGTCGGCGCCGACCCGGCTGATCCACGTCGCCGGCCGGCCGAGCCGCCGCACGCCGACCGCCACGTTGAGCTCCGCGCCGGCGACGGACAGCTGCGCCGTGCGGTGGTGCGCCCAGCCGCCGGTCTCGGTGGCCGCGACCAGCGCCATCGCCTCGCCGATCGTGACGAGGCCACCCGCGCGCCCGCCCGCCGCGCTCATGCGCCGGCCCGCGCGTCGCGCACGGCCGCCAGCGCCCGCGCCGCCCGGTCCGCCAGCGCGCCGAGGTCGCCACCGTCGGCGGCGTCGCCCAGCAGCGGTCCGCCGAGCCCGACGCCGGACGCGCCGGCACGGATCCACTCGCCGATGTTGTCCAGGCTGACGCCGCCGGTGGGCATGATCGCGATGTCCGGGAACGGCCCGCGCAGCGCCGTGATGTAGGACGGCCCGACCGCCGAGCCGGGGAACAGCTTGACCACCGTGGCACCGGCCCGCCACGCCGTCAGGACCTCCGTCGGCGTGAACGCGCCCGGGTACGCCGGGATGCCGGCCTCGCGCGCGACGGCGACGACGTCGGGCTCGACCGACGGCGACACGACGAACCCCGCACCCGCCTCGACGACGGCCCGCGCCTGCTCCGCGTCGACGACCGTGCCCGCGCCGACGTCGACGGTGTCGGGCAGCATCTTGCGAATGGTCCGAATGGCGTCGACAGCGCCCGGCGACGTCAGCGTGATCTCCAGGCAGGTGATCCCGGCGTCGACGAGGGTGCGGCTGATCTCGCCGAACCGGTCGGCGGAGCGGGCCCGCAGGATCGCCATGACCCCGGTCTCGCGCAGTTGCGGACTCGGGGGGATGCGGTCGGTCATGTGGTTCCTCTCTGGGGCGGTGGGGCGCCGAGCTGGGCGGAGATCGTCCGTCCCGCGGCGACGACGAGCTCGCCGAGCCGCTCGAACCGGTCGGGGGTGATGCGCGTGGCCAGCCCGGCGACGGAGACGGCGGCGACCACGGCGCCGTCGTGGTCGAACACCGGCCCGGCGACGCAACGGATGTCCGGCTCGTTCTCGATGTCGTCGACGGCGTAGCCCTGGCCGCGGATGGTCGCCAGGCCGGCCCGGAACGCGGCGGGGTCGGTCACCGTCCGCTCCGTCCGCGGCGTCAGACCGTTCGCGACGACGGCCTCGACCGTCTCGGCCGGCGCGAAGGCCAGGTAGGCCCGGCCGACGCCGGTCGAGTGGGCCGGCTGGCGAGAGCCGACGTAGGAGTTCATCCGCACCCGCCCCGGCCCGTCGATCTTGTCGATGTAGACCATGTCGGGCAGGTCGGGCAGCACCAGATGCACCGACTCCCCCGACTCGTCGACCAGGCGGCGCAGCGCCGGCTGAGCCAGCGCCCGCAGGTCGACGGAGTCCAGATAGTCGCGGCCGAGCTGCGCCGTGCGCGGGCCGAGCAGGTGCCGGCCGCCCTCGACCCGGACCAGCCCCGCCTCGGCGAGCGGGGCGAGCAGCCGCAGGGCGGAGCTCTTGTGCACCCCGATCGCCGCGGCCAGCTCGGTCAGCGTCGCCCCGCCCGCCGCCGTGGCCTCCGCCACCGCGTCGAGCAGCGCGATCCCCCGTCGCAGCGACGACGAGTTGTTCCGCTCCACCGGCTCACCTTCTGTTGCGCTCTGCACAACCGCATTGTGTAGACGAGTCCAGCATAGCGGGTGGACTGTCAGAGCCGGACGGCAGACTTGAGCGGTGACGGTCCATGGAAGGGAGCGCGAGCCGGCGTGGAGCTGTCCGCGATGGTCGACGAGTGCGAGGCGGTCCGGGCGGGCCACTCGTACAGTCTCGCCGCGTCCATCATCCCGTCCGATCGGCTCGACACCGTTCGCGACGCCGTGACGGCGCTGACGCCACGCAACCGCAGCAAACTGCACTGGCACGATGCCGAGACGACCGAGCGCAGGCTGCAGCTCGTTCAGCTGGTCGCCGACCTCGACGCCATCGAGCACGTCGCAGTAGTGCTGTCCACGCGACCGGCCGAACGCCCTGAGCGGCGTCGTCGCCACTGCCTGGGCCGACTGCTGCCCGAGCTGCATGACCTCGGCGTCAGCCGGGTCACCGCTGAAGCGCGCGAGGCCAAGCAGAACCAGCGCGACCGGCAGTTCCTCGACGGCCTGCGTGCGCAAGGCCTGGTGCCGGCGACGCTGCGACTGGACCACCGTCCGGGCCCGGCCGAACCGGCACTCGCCGTCGCCGACATCGTGGCGGGGGCCGTCCTGGCCAGCTACTCCGGCGATGGCCGCTTCCGGAAGGTCGTGGAGCACAAACTCACCGAGCTCGTGATCGACCCCTGACATGCCGCGAGCCCGGGACCCCGACCAGCGGGACCTTCCCAGGCTCACTACCGGTTCCCACCTCGATGGGCCGGTGTCCACAGTCTACTCACCACCGCCGCCGAAGGCCACGGCCGGCCCGGCCAGAACGCCGAGCCGACCCGTCACGTACGGCTCAGTCGCCCTTGACGACGTCGCGGAGCCAGGTCAGCTGCTCCCGTGTCTGGAAGGTCTGGCCGCCCTCGTGCTTGTTGTACGGCCACACCTTGATGTCCTTCGGGCCGGCGTAGTGGTTGTACGACCCGAACACTGTCGACGGCGGGCAGGTGGTGTCCATCAGGGCGACGCTGTACAGGGCCGGCGTGGTGGCGCGGGCGGCGAAGTTCATGCCGTCGAAGTAGGACAGCGTCCGGAACACCTGCTCCTCGTGGTCGCGGTGGATCGACAGGTACCGCGCGATCTCGTAGTACGGGAGCGTCTCGACGATCTCCGTCGCCCGGCGGAAGCCGGTCAGGAACGGCACGTCGATCATCGCGCCCACCAGGCCGGGCCGCAGCCCGGCCACCGCGGTCGCGATGCCGCCACCCTGGCTACCCCCGGCGATCACCAGCCGCGACGCGTCGACGAGCGGGTGCTCGACCGCGGCGTCCAGGGCGCGGACGGCGTCGGTGAACACGCGCCGGTAGTAGTAGTCGGCCGGGTCGAGCACGCCGCGAGTCATGAACCCCGGCGTCTGCGCGTTCTGGCCGCCCGTCGGGTCCGGCGTGTCACCCGGCGAGCCGCCGGAGCCCTGACCGCGGGTGTCCATCACGAACGTCGCGAACCCGGCCACAGCGGTGGTCAGCCAGTCGTGCGGGAACCCGCGGCCGCCGCCGTAGCCGATGTAGTGGACGACGGTCGGCAGCGGCTCGGTGGCTCCGGCCGGGACGATCAGCCAGCCGGCGATGCGGTGCCCGCCCCAGCCGGAATACCGCACGTCGAACACGTCCACCAGCCGCAGCGCGGCGTCGTACGGCATGAACCGGGCGTCGAGCGGGAACCCCGCGGCCTCGGCCAGGGTCCCGGACCAGAACTCGTCGAAGTCGGGCTGCTCGTCGCGCTCCGGGCGGTAGTCGCGCAACTCAGAGAGGGGCTTGTCGAACAACGGCATGGCGGGCATCCTCCGCGTGCGTCGTTGAGTGTGGTCGGACCACCCTAATCGACGCCGAGAGATCGGATCGATTTGCCCGCTTCATGCCCTTGATTCCGAACGATCACCGCCTCTATCCTCCAACACATCCGACGTATCTCCCCCAACGGTGCGCGTGGAGGCCCGGCATGAGCCGACGGAGACGAGCAGGCCTGGCACTCGGAGCGACGGCGACGGCGGTGATCACGGTGGCGTCCCTCACGACGACGACCTCGACGGCCGACCCGGCGGCCGCGGCCGACGCGGCCGTACCGGCGGCGGATCCCCAGGCGGCGGCGGACGACCTCGTGCTCTGGTACAACGAGCCGGCGACGTCCTGGGAGAGCCACGGCCTGCCGATCGGCAACGGCGCGCTCGGCGGCGTCGTGTTCGGGCAGGTCGGCACCGAGCGGATCCAGTTCAACGAGAAGACGCTCTGGATCGGCGGCCCGGCGCCCGGCCGGCAGTACACCGGCGGCAACTGGACCACGCCGCGCCCCACCGCCCTGCAGGACGCCCGCGACCTCATCGACGAGCAGGCCGAGGTGACGCCCGAGGTCATCACCGGGCTGCTCGGCCAGGGCCGCGACGACTTCGGCTCGTACACGACGTTCGGCGAGCTGCGCCTGGACTTCGGCGCCGGTGCGGGCGACGGCGTCAGCGGCTACCGGCGCGACCTCGACCTCGGCGATGGCACCGCCTCGGTCAGCTACCAGCGGGGCGGCATCACGTACACGCGCGAGTACTTCGCCAGCTACCCCGACGGCGTCCTGGTCACCCGGCTGACGGCGGACCAGCCGGGCGCCATCGACGTCGGCGTCTCGCAGACGATCCCCAGCGGCCGCACCAACACGCAGGTCACGCGCGACGGCGGAAGGCTCACCGTCGCGGGCAACCTCAACGACAACCAGATGCGGTTCGAGTCGCAACTGCAGGTCATCCCGGACGGCGGCAGCGTCGGCGGCACGTCGAACACCGTCCAGGTGACCGACGCCGACGCCGTCACCATCGTGCTGGGCGCGGGCACGAACTACAGCGACGTCTACCCCACCTACCG is from Jiangella alkaliphila and encodes:
- a CDS encoding type II toxin-antitoxin system VapB family antitoxin; the protein is MKTTVNLPDELLREARELARREGTTLQELIETGLRGVVRQHSAEAPFVLDDASVGGNGLRAEFRARGGSS
- a CDS encoding formylglycine-generating enzyme family protein; translated protein: MVAVPAGWVALSDRRTKRRWTVDVAAFSLGAVPVTQGLYAEVTGARPSASDGDSLPVECVSWWDAVRFCNALALRDGLTPAYDVDEAGERAGWDAAADGYRLPTEAEWEYACRAGTTGPRYGPLDEIAWHRGNSGERPHAVGTRAPNEWGLYDLIGNVWDWCWDLYDAEVYGTYRVLRGGGWFDEHWSCRASVRRRSHPTFRVDDVGFRLARSGVAAGG
- a CDS encoding sugar kinase, translated to MSAAGGRAGGLVTIGEAMALVAATETGGWAHHRTAQLSVAGAELNVAVGVRRLGRPATWISRVGADGFGELMLRELRAEGITAFASVDDTRPTGLMVKERPNSLHTRVRYYRAGSAASALTAFDLPLEPIQQAGVLHVTGITPALGPGPASAVQLAVDTARAAGVTVSLDVNYRSALWSRDDAGAALAPLARQADVLFAGPEEASLIVPERDPEDMAYALAELGPAHVVIKLGADGAVSLVDGELRRTPAVPVQVVDTVGAGDAFVAGYLTELMEGAPVDRRLATAVAAGAFACTALGDWEGLPTRADLPALQATEAVHR
- a CDS encoding bifunctional 4-hydroxy-2-oxoglutarate aldolase/2-dehydro-3-deoxy-phosphogluconate aldolase gives rise to the protein MTDRIPPSPQLRETGVMAILRARSADRFGEISRTLVDAGITCLEITLTSPGAVDAIRTIRKMLPDTVDVGAGTVVDAEQARAVVEAGAGFVVSPSVEPDVVAVAREAGIPAYPGAFTPTEVLTAWRAGATVVKLFPGSAVGPSYITALRGPFPDIAIMPTGGVSLDNIGEWIRAGASGVGLGGPLLGDAADGGDLGALADRAARALAAVRDARAGA
- a CDS encoding IclR family transcriptional regulator codes for the protein MERNNSSSLRRGIALLDAVAEATAAGGATLTELAAAIGVHKSSALRLLAPLAEAGLVRVEGGRHLLGPRTAQLGRDYLDSVDLRALAQPALRRLVDESGESVHLVLPDLPDMVYIDKIDGPGRVRMNSYVGSRQPAHSTGVGRAYLAFAPAETVEAVVANGLTPRTERTVTDPAAFRAGLATIRGQGYAVDDIENEPDIRCVAGPVFDHDGAVVAAVSVAGLATRITPDRFERLGELVVAAGRTISAQLGAPPPQRGTT
- a CDS encoding acetylxylan esterase, coding for MPLFDKPLSELRDYRPERDEQPDFDEFWSGTLAEAAGFPLDARFMPYDAALRLVDVFDVRYSGWGGHRIAGWLIVPAGATEPLPTVVHYIGYGGGRGFPHDWLTTAVAGFATFVMDTRGQGSGGSPGDTPDPTGGQNAQTPGFMTRGVLDPADYYYRRVFTDAVRALDAAVEHPLVDASRLVIAGGSQGGGIATAVAGLRPGLVGAMIDVPFLTGFRRATEIVETLPYYEIARYLSIHRDHEEQVFRTLSYFDGMNFAARATTPALYSVALMDTTCPPSTVFGSYNHYAGPKDIKVWPYNKHEGGQTFQTREQLTWLRDVVKGD